The following nucleotide sequence is from Pirellulales bacterium.
CGGCGTTCGGCTTACCAAGGCAGCCTTCCGCCCCATCGCCGCACGCTTGACCCGCTCTTCCGCTCTGCCTAAATGGAGCGTCATCATTCAACCAAATACCGGGTAGTTCTTTTCCGGCCGGCTGCCTGAGTACACATCACCGCCTCCGTGAATCCTTGAAAGTTGCCCCCCTTTTGCCAAACCTCCTTCAGCAGAGCAAATTTTCCACCTACTTTCCAGACGCTCACACGCCTGAGACTACAACGCAAAATCCGTGCTGCCCAGGCACTAGCCGTTCGCGAAAACATCGCGTTATCATAGGCGATTCACGTAACGAACACGAAATGACATTTCATGCCAACCATTGTTATCTTCGGCGCATCGGGCGATCTGACCAGCCGCAAGCTGATTCCGGCGTTGTTCTCGCTGTTTCGAAAGCAGCGATTGCCTGCGGATACGCGGATTGTGGGCTTCTCGCGGTCGCCGTTTTCGTACGACCAGTGGCGAGCCAAGCTGGCGGAATCCACCGCGGAATTTGCCAAGCGAGATTGGGATGCTTCGGCATGGATGCAATTTGCACCGTCAATCTTTTATGAAGCCGGCGACATCGGCTATGTCGAGGATTTTCAAAAGCTGGCGACTCGGCTCGCTGAGATTGAAAACGGTGATTCGGCGACGCGGATTTACTATCTGGCCACCGCTCCGCAGTTCTATGAAGCCGCGGTTGACGGACTCGGCGCGTGCGGATTGGCCGACGAAGCGAACGGCCCGCGCCGGATTGTGATCGAGAAGCCGTTTGGCACCGACTTGGCGAGCGCCAGGCAATTGAACGCGGCAGTGCATCGCGTGTTTTCCGAACGCCAGGTGTATCGCATCGACCATTATCTCGGCAAAGAGACCGTGCAAAACATGCTCGTGCTGCGGTTTGCGAACACCATTTTCGAACCGGTCTGGAACCGCAACTACGTCGATCACGTGCAAATCACCGTGGCTGAAGAGGTCGCCGTCGGACGGCGAGGCGAGTATTACGACGCGGCCGGCGTGATGCGCGACATGTTTCAGAATCACCTGCTGCAACTGCTCATGGTCACCGCGATGGAAGCGCCGGTGCGGTATCAG
It contains:
- the zwf gene encoding glucose-6-phosphate dehydrogenase, whose translation is MPTIVIFGASGDLTSRKLIPALFSLFRKQRLPADTRIVGFSRSPFSYDQWRAKLAESTAEFAKRDWDASAWMQFAPSIFYEAGDIGYVEDFQKLATRLAEIENGDSATRIYYLATAPQFYEAAVDGLGACGLADEANGPRRIVIEKPFGTDLASARQLNAAVHRVFSERQVYRIDHYLGKETVQNMLVLRFANTIFEPVWNRNYVDHVQITVAEEVAVGRRGEYYDAAGVMRDMFQNHLLQLLMVTAMEAPVRYQADPVRDEKVKVLEAIRPMEADDVVRDSVRGQYRGYPSEPGVKPESQTATFAAIKLAVDNWRGQGVPFYLRSGKAMSCRTTQIVIQFREPPTMLFNSGTRGICQANRLVIQVQPAEGIELHFQTKVPDAGMKLRLTDLDFSFQREFAGVMPDAYERLLLDVLTGDASLFARADEVEMAWSIIDPILQAWQQRRQPTLSVYEAGRWGPEASTAWMEAQHRNWFDTCPVLS